The following proteins are co-located in the Podarcis raffonei isolate rPodRaf1 chromosome 5, rPodRaf1.pri, whole genome shotgun sequence genome:
- the MAP3K13 gene encoding mitogen-activated protein kinase kinase kinase 13 isoform X1 gives MHTHGTMTSSQEPLSWSSSTTVIAKNLNEDKDFARMHGEHIPSGLHPSSEIIEDVRDKGLLHSNASENMSSPVATTVLTSVSEDSRDQFENSVLQLTEQDELETTVHQGTNDNIPGETNNGTEDIKIQFNRSSSGNGGFLEGLFGCLKPVWNIIGKAYSTDYKLQQQDTWEVPFEEISELQWLGSGAQGAVFLGKFRAEEVAIKKVREQSETDIKHLRKLKHPNIIAFKGVCTQAPCYCIIMEYCAHGQLYEVLRAGRKVTPRLLVDWSTGIASGMNYLHLHKIIHRDLKSPNVLVTHNDTVKISDFGTSKELSDKSTKMSFAGTVAWMAPEVIRNEPVSEKVDIWSFGVVLWELLTGEIPYKDVDSSAIIWGVGSNSLHLPVPSTCPDGFKILMKQTWQSKPRNRPSFRQTLMHLDIASADVLGTPQETYFKSQAEWREEVKKHFEKIKSEGTCIHRLDEELIRRRREELRHALDIREHYERKLERANNLYMELSAIMLQLEVREKELIKREQAVEKKYPGTYKRHPVRPIIHANAMEKLMKRRGVSHKPGGQTKRPDLLKTDGISSTEVAPSGSPLSGSPKMSTLSNKGRYRSKPRHRRGNSKGSYNDFTGILKNQSAQDDLAHPSHHHQNHPHHHHGHHPRMNIHGQDIANCANNLRYFGPAAALRSPLSNHAQRRMSGSSPDLISAAMEADSRRNLEENENGEGEANHWECCKGDTYNLCPQCRMGTNTANQGQSLEPGLEKSEAPLHANKQFPGNNEEGEFSSHRSVSSLGSSHPASTPGLPGKTRPIPKSGDDSSEEEEGEVDSEVEFPRRQRTRGHPMKLNVGRFRTDKRRPHRCISSCQSYSTFSSENLSVSDGEEGNTSDHSNSPDELANRRKDQRAEKLDEMLSQTPEIPIEISTQSDGLSDKESAVRRVKTQMSLGKLCPEERGYENPGEFGESGGDSSDAECSDATVRTSKACSSATW, from the exons ATGCACACCCACGGTACAATGACCAGTTCTCAGGAGCCCCTGAGCTGGTCTTCCTCTACGACTGTGATCGCCAAGAACCTCAATGAAGATAAAGATTTCGCTAGGATGCATGGGGAACATATACCCAGTGGTCTCCATCCTTCATCTGAGATCATAGAAGACGTACGAGACAAGGGCTTACTTCATAGCAATGCATCAGAGAACATGAGCAGTCCAGTTGCCACAACAGTATTGACCAGTGTAAGTGAGGATTCCAGGGACCAGTTTGAAAACAGCGTGCTACAGTTAACGGAACAGGATGAATTGGAAACTACCGTTCATCAGGGCACCAATGATAATATACCTGGAGAGACCAACAATGGAACAGAAGATATCAAGATCCAGTTCAACAGATCAAGTAGTGGAAATGGTGGATTTCTTGAAGGACTCTTTGGTTGTTTGAAGCCTGTATGGAATATCATAGGGAAAGCTTACTCCACTGACTACAAGCTGCAGCAACAAG ATACATGGGAAGTTCCTTTTGAGGAGATTTCTGAACTTCAGTGGTTGGGCAGTGGAGCGCAAGGAGCTGTTTTCTTAGGGAAATTCAGAGCAGAGGAGGTGGCCATCAAGAAAGTGAGAGAACAGAGTGAAACAGATATCAAGCACTTGAGGAAGTTGAAGCATCCTAACATCATTGCTTTCAA GGGCGTTTGTACTCAGGCACCGTGCTACTGTATAATAATGGAGTACTGTGCTCATGGACAGCTGTATGAAGTGTTGCGAGCCGGTAGGAAGGTCACACCTCGCCTGCTTGTGGACTGGTCAACAGGGATTGCTAGTGGAATGAACTATTTACATCTTCATAAAATCATCCACAGAGACCTCAAGTCACCCAA tgtaTTAGTTACTCACAATGATACAGTAAAAATTTCAGATTTTGGTACTTCTAAAGAACTCAGCGATAAGAGTACAAAAATGTCCTTTGCAGGGACTGTAGCTTGGATGGCGCCAGAGGTGATTCGCAATGAACCTGTCTCTGAAAAGGTGGATATTTG GTCATTTGGAGTAGTTTTGTGGGAGCTTCTCACTGGAGAGATTCCATATAAGGATGTTGACTCCTCAGCCATCATCTGGGGGGTAGGCAGTAATAGCTTGCACCTTCCTGTGCCCTCCACTTGCCCAGATGGATTCAAGATCCTTATGAAGCAAACATG GCAAAGCAAGCCCCGGAATCGGCCCTCTTTTCGACAGACACTTATGCACCTTGACATTGCATCTGCTGATGTGTTGGGCACCCCTCAAGAGACTTATTTCAAGTCTCAG GCTGAATGGAGAGAAGAAGTGAAGAAGCACTTTGAGAAGATTAAAAGTGAAGGAACTTGCATACACCGGTTAGATGAAGAACTTATTCGTCGCAGAAGAGAAGAACTCAG GCATGCCTTGGACATTCGTGAACATTATGAGAGAAAACTGGAGAGAGCCAATAATTTGTACATGGAGCTCAGTGCCATCATGTTACAGCTGGAGGTTCGAGAAAAGGAGCTTATCAA GCGGGAGCAAGCTGTGGAAAAGAAATATCCTGGGACTTACAAGCGTCACCCAGTCCGACCAATAATCCATGCCAATGCAATGGAAAAATTGATGAAGAGGAGAGGAGTCTCGCACAAGCCTGGAGGCCAGACTAAACG GCCTGACTTGCTGAAGACGGACGGCATATCCAGCACTGAAGTGGCTCCTAGTGGCTCTCCCCTTTCAGGAAGTCCAAAGATGTCAACCCTCAGTAACAAAGGACGTTACCGTAGCAAACCACGCCACCGGCGAGGAAACAGCAAAGGCAGCTACAATGATTTCACAGGGATCTTGAAAAATCAGTCAGCTCAAGATGACTTGGCCCATCCATCTCACCATCATCAGAACCACCCCCATCATCATCATGGGCATCACCCCCGAATGAACATCCATGGGCAGGACATAGCCAACTGTGCTAACAACCTTCGATATTTTGGCCCTGCTGCAGCCCTACGCAGTCCTCTTAGTAATCACGCCCAAAGGAGGATGTCTGGTTCTAGTCCTGACCTTATCTCTGCTGCTATGGAAGCTGATTCACGGAGAAATCTGGAGGAGAACGAGAATGGGGAGGGCGAGGCTAATCATTGGGAATGTTGTAAAGGAGATACATACAACCTTTGCCCACAGTGCAGGATGGGGACAAATACTGCAAATCAAGGACAGTCACTTGAGCCAGGGCTGGAGAAGTCTGAAGCACCACTGCATGCAAATAAGCAATTTCCTGGAAATAATGAGGAAGGTGAATTCAGCAGCCACAGATCAGTGTCTTCTCTTGGCTCATCTCATCCTGCAAGTACTCCAGGACTGCCGGGTAAAACACGACCCATCCCAAAG AGTGGAGATGactcttcagaagaagaagaaggggaagtagATAGTGAAGTGGAATTCCCACGGAGACAGAG AACCcgaggtcatccaatgaagctgaatgttggaagattcaggacagacaaaaggag GCCGCATCGTTGCATTAGCAGCTGCCAGTCTTACTCGACCTTCAGCTCTGAGAACCTCTCTGTGTCTGATGGAGAGGAGGGCAATACCAGTGACCATTCCAACAGCCCAGATGAGCTGGCCAACAGGCGTAAAGATCAACGGGCTGAGAAGCTGGATGAGATGTTGTCACAGACTCCAGAAATCCCCATTGAGATATCTACCCAGTCTGATGGCCTTTCAGATAAGGAGAGTGCTGTACGCAGGGTGAAAACACAGATGTCACTTGGCAAGTTATGTCCAGAGGAACGTGGCTATGAG AATCCTGGAGAGTTTGGAGAATCAGGTGGTGACTCTTCAGATGCAGAATGCTCTGATGCAACAGTGAGGACCAGTAAAGCCTGCAGCTCTGCAACTTGGTAA
- the MAP3K13 gene encoding mitogen-activated protein kinase kinase kinase 13 isoform X2 — protein MHTHGTMTSSQEPLSWSSSTTVIAKNLNEDKDFARMHGEHIPSGLHPSSEIIEDVRDKGLLHSNASENMSSPVATTVLTSVSEDSRDQFENSVLQLTEQDELETTVHQGTNDNIPGETNNGTEDIKIQFNRSSSGNGGFLEGLFGCLKPVWNIIGKAYSTDYKLQQQDTWEVPFEEISELQWLGSGAQGAVFLGKFRAEEVAIKKVREQSETDIKHLRKLKHPNIIAFKGVCTQAPCYCIIMEYCAHGQLYEVLRAGRKVTPRLLVDWSTGIASGMNYLHLHKIIHRDLKSPNVLVTHNDTVKISDFGTSKELSDKSTKMSFAGTVAWMAPEVIRNEPVSEKVDIWSFGVVLWELLTGEIPYKDVDSSAIIWGVGSNSLHLPVPSTCPDGFKILMKQTWQSKPRNRPSFRQTLMHLDIASADVLGTPQETYFKSQAEWREEVKKHFEKIKSEGTCIHRLDEELIRRRREELRHALDIREHYERKLERANNLYMELSAIMLQLEVREKELIKREQAVEKKYPGTYKRHPVRPIIHANAMEKLMKRRGVSHKPGGQTKRPDLLKTDGISSTEVAPSGSPLSGSPKMSTLSNKGRYRSKPRHRRGNSKGSYNDFTGILKNQSAQDDLAHPSHHHQNHPHHHHGHHPRMNIHGQDIANCANNLRYFGPAAALRSPLSNHAQRRMSGSSPDLISAAMEADSRRNLEENENGEGEANHWECCKGDTYNLCPQCRMGTNTANQGQSLEPGLEKSEAPLHANKQFPGNNEEGEFSSHRSVSSLGSSHPASTPGLPGKTRPIPKSGDDSSEEEEGEVDSEVEFPRRQRPHRCISSCQSYSTFSSENLSVSDGEEGNTSDHSNSPDELANRRKDQRAEKLDEMLSQTPEIPIEISTQSDGLSDKESAVRRVKTQMSLGKLCPEERGYENPGEFGESGGDSSDAECSDATVRTSKACSSATW, from the exons ATGCACACCCACGGTACAATGACCAGTTCTCAGGAGCCCCTGAGCTGGTCTTCCTCTACGACTGTGATCGCCAAGAACCTCAATGAAGATAAAGATTTCGCTAGGATGCATGGGGAACATATACCCAGTGGTCTCCATCCTTCATCTGAGATCATAGAAGACGTACGAGACAAGGGCTTACTTCATAGCAATGCATCAGAGAACATGAGCAGTCCAGTTGCCACAACAGTATTGACCAGTGTAAGTGAGGATTCCAGGGACCAGTTTGAAAACAGCGTGCTACAGTTAACGGAACAGGATGAATTGGAAACTACCGTTCATCAGGGCACCAATGATAATATACCTGGAGAGACCAACAATGGAACAGAAGATATCAAGATCCAGTTCAACAGATCAAGTAGTGGAAATGGTGGATTTCTTGAAGGACTCTTTGGTTGTTTGAAGCCTGTATGGAATATCATAGGGAAAGCTTACTCCACTGACTACAAGCTGCAGCAACAAG ATACATGGGAAGTTCCTTTTGAGGAGATTTCTGAACTTCAGTGGTTGGGCAGTGGAGCGCAAGGAGCTGTTTTCTTAGGGAAATTCAGAGCAGAGGAGGTGGCCATCAAGAAAGTGAGAGAACAGAGTGAAACAGATATCAAGCACTTGAGGAAGTTGAAGCATCCTAACATCATTGCTTTCAA GGGCGTTTGTACTCAGGCACCGTGCTACTGTATAATAATGGAGTACTGTGCTCATGGACAGCTGTATGAAGTGTTGCGAGCCGGTAGGAAGGTCACACCTCGCCTGCTTGTGGACTGGTCAACAGGGATTGCTAGTGGAATGAACTATTTACATCTTCATAAAATCATCCACAGAGACCTCAAGTCACCCAA tgtaTTAGTTACTCACAATGATACAGTAAAAATTTCAGATTTTGGTACTTCTAAAGAACTCAGCGATAAGAGTACAAAAATGTCCTTTGCAGGGACTGTAGCTTGGATGGCGCCAGAGGTGATTCGCAATGAACCTGTCTCTGAAAAGGTGGATATTTG GTCATTTGGAGTAGTTTTGTGGGAGCTTCTCACTGGAGAGATTCCATATAAGGATGTTGACTCCTCAGCCATCATCTGGGGGGTAGGCAGTAATAGCTTGCACCTTCCTGTGCCCTCCACTTGCCCAGATGGATTCAAGATCCTTATGAAGCAAACATG GCAAAGCAAGCCCCGGAATCGGCCCTCTTTTCGACAGACACTTATGCACCTTGACATTGCATCTGCTGATGTGTTGGGCACCCCTCAAGAGACTTATTTCAAGTCTCAG GCTGAATGGAGAGAAGAAGTGAAGAAGCACTTTGAGAAGATTAAAAGTGAAGGAACTTGCATACACCGGTTAGATGAAGAACTTATTCGTCGCAGAAGAGAAGAACTCAG GCATGCCTTGGACATTCGTGAACATTATGAGAGAAAACTGGAGAGAGCCAATAATTTGTACATGGAGCTCAGTGCCATCATGTTACAGCTGGAGGTTCGAGAAAAGGAGCTTATCAA GCGGGAGCAAGCTGTGGAAAAGAAATATCCTGGGACTTACAAGCGTCACCCAGTCCGACCAATAATCCATGCCAATGCAATGGAAAAATTGATGAAGAGGAGAGGAGTCTCGCACAAGCCTGGAGGCCAGACTAAACG GCCTGACTTGCTGAAGACGGACGGCATATCCAGCACTGAAGTGGCTCCTAGTGGCTCTCCCCTTTCAGGAAGTCCAAAGATGTCAACCCTCAGTAACAAAGGACGTTACCGTAGCAAACCACGCCACCGGCGAGGAAACAGCAAAGGCAGCTACAATGATTTCACAGGGATCTTGAAAAATCAGTCAGCTCAAGATGACTTGGCCCATCCATCTCACCATCATCAGAACCACCCCCATCATCATCATGGGCATCACCCCCGAATGAACATCCATGGGCAGGACATAGCCAACTGTGCTAACAACCTTCGATATTTTGGCCCTGCTGCAGCCCTACGCAGTCCTCTTAGTAATCACGCCCAAAGGAGGATGTCTGGTTCTAGTCCTGACCTTATCTCTGCTGCTATGGAAGCTGATTCACGGAGAAATCTGGAGGAGAACGAGAATGGGGAGGGCGAGGCTAATCATTGGGAATGTTGTAAAGGAGATACATACAACCTTTGCCCACAGTGCAGGATGGGGACAAATACTGCAAATCAAGGACAGTCACTTGAGCCAGGGCTGGAGAAGTCTGAAGCACCACTGCATGCAAATAAGCAATTTCCTGGAAATAATGAGGAAGGTGAATTCAGCAGCCACAGATCAGTGTCTTCTCTTGGCTCATCTCATCCTGCAAGTACTCCAGGACTGCCGGGTAAAACACGACCCATCCCAAAG AGTGGAGATGactcttcagaagaagaagaaggggaagtagATAGTGAAGTGGAATTCCCACGGAGACAGAG GCCGCATCGTTGCATTAGCAGCTGCCAGTCTTACTCGACCTTCAGCTCTGAGAACCTCTCTGTGTCTGATGGAGAGGAGGGCAATACCAGTGACCATTCCAACAGCCCAGATGAGCTGGCCAACAGGCGTAAAGATCAACGGGCTGAGAAGCTGGATGAGATGTTGTCACAGACTCCAGAAATCCCCATTGAGATATCTACCCAGTCTGATGGCCTTTCAGATAAGGAGAGTGCTGTACGCAGGGTGAAAACACAGATGTCACTTGGCAAGTTATGTCCAGAGGAACGTGGCTATGAG AATCCTGGAGAGTTTGGAGAATCAGGTGGTGACTCTTCAGATGCAGAATGCTCTGATGCAACAGTGAGGACCAGTAAAGCCTGCAGCTCTGCAACTTGGTAA